ATTGGATAATGGTGAGCAAGTAACGCTTGAGCGGTATTTATCTGAGAGACGGGGCGCTTTAATCCAAAAAGTGGTTCTGCCAGATGTAACTATTTCTGCTTCAACGCGTAAGATATCGCATACAGTTGATGGTTTGATTACATTAACTGCAGCTGTTTCTTTAACTGCTACTGGATCAATGCGTATTGCGTTAGATGGTGTTACTGATTGTGCGACCCGCTTAAGGGCTGTAGAAGCTATGAATTTAGAGGGTGAAGCATTGGAGCGAGCTGTTACGCAAGCGATTAAACCCAAGGGTGATATACTGCGAGGAAGTAGTGAATATAAGTCCTATATAGCGGGTATTGTTGTAGCGGATCTTTTAGTGAATTGCCAGCAGCAGGGGAGAAAGTAATGGAACTGAAATTTAATTTAAATGGCGTTTTTCAGCACATTCACTGCCAGCCTGGTCACAATGTACAAAAGTTACTTTTTCATGAGTTTGGTTTACATTCTGTACGAGATAGC
This genomic stretch from Neisseriales bacterium harbors:
- a CDS encoding molybdopterin-dependent oxidoreductase FAD-binding subunit — translated: MIVQFFKPNTIAESLALKAEYGRKAAYMGGGSKLNSAAVPHHETIAISLSLLKLDGIVKQGKQLEIGATASLQNLVEHMDVPYSLKEAAKLIYSRHLRNQATLGGEIAASQDTSVLLPILLVLEANLLLDNGEQVTLERYLSERRGALIQKVVLPDVTISASTRKISHTVDGLITLTAAVSLTATGSMRIALDGVTDCATRLRAVEAMNLEGEALERAVTQAIKPKGDILRGSSEYKSYIAGIVVADLLVNCQQQGRK